A window of Pyrobaculum aerophilum str. IM2 contains these coding sequences:
- a CDS encoding pyrroline-5-carboxylate reductase family protein: protein MIFLLCVPQLTAGVIGAGKLGSQIALRLHGNSVRVIASVKTERSRQRLSALGLEVYTDNKIVVENSDVLFLAVKPANLAELNFYVDKPLISFVAGATLEYLKRLSARPYRAMTNVGLTAIAVAGPYDEEVNKLLSYIAPTFWVEERLIDPLTVLLGSGPAIVAELALALIRAGVNIGIPWDLSREIVLSLMASLPSLDDKFSMEKLAQYVATPGGTTIKALVELSPAGQLVGRAVEEAYLRISKLRQ from the coding sequence TTGATTTTCCTCTTATGCGTCCCCCAGTTGACAGCAGGGGTTATCGGCGCCGGTAAACTGGGCTCACAAATTGCGCTTAGACTACACGGCAATAGCGTTAGAGTTATCGCCTCTGTCAAGACCGAGAGGTCGAGGCAGAGGCTCAGCGCCCTTGGGCTTGAGGTGTACACGGACAATAAAATAGTGGTTGAGAACAGCGACGTGCTGTTCCTGGCGGTTAAGCCGGCTAACTTGGCGGAGTTGAATTTCTACGTCGACAAGCCGCTTATATCCTTTGTGGCGGGGGCGACGCTGGAGTATTTAAAGAGGCTTTCCGCGAGGCCCTATAGGGCGATGACTAACGTGGGCTTGACGGCTATAGCAGTCGCCGGGCCTTACGACGAGGAGGTGAACAAGCTCTTGAGCTACATAGCGCCTACTTTTTGGGTGGAGGAGAGGTTAATAGACCCGCTTACTGTACTGCTCGGCTCGGGGCCGGCAATTGTCGCGGAACTCGCCCTGGCTCTTATAAGAGCCGGCGTAAATATAGGCATTCCGTGGGATTTATCTAGGGAGATAGTGCTGTCGTTAATGGCAAGCCTCCCGTCTCTTGACGACAAGTTCTCAATGGAGAAACTGGCGCAGTACGTGGCGACTCCCGGCGGCACTACAATAAAAGCCCTTGTGGAGTTGTCCCCGGCCGGCCAGTTAGTGGGCAGGGCCGTGGAAGAGGCCTATTTAAGAATTTCAAAACTCCGACAGTAG
- a CDS encoding NUDIX hydrolase produces MQKPAVAVAAAAVKNGKIVLVKRKYPPNPGKWSLPGGHVELGERLEEAVLRELKEETGLAGRVVKFLQPVEYIEREGDRVKYHFIILVYLVELLEDAEPRASDDAADAVIVPIKEALQMELTKTTREVLERLLSEF; encoded by the coding sequence GTGCAAAAGCCGGCTGTCGCCGTTGCCGCGGCGGCTGTGAAAAACGGCAAAATAGTGCTAGTGAAGCGGAAATACCCGCCGAACCCAGGGAAGTGGAGCCTCCCTGGGGGGCACGTGGAGCTGGGGGAGAGGCTAGAGGAGGCTGTCCTGAGGGAGTTGAAAGAAGAGACCGGACTTGCAGGGAGGGTTGTAAAATTCCTCCAGCCAGTGGAATACATCGAGCGGGAGGGGGACAGGGTGAAATACCACTTTATTATCCTTGTCTATTTGGTGGAGCTGTTAGAAGACGCCGAGCCGAGGGCTTCAGACGATGCGGCCGACGCAGTTATAGTACCAATTAAGGAGGCGTTGCAGATGGAATTAACAAAAACAACTAGAGAAGTGTTGGAGAGACTACTGTCGGAGTTTTGA
- a CDS encoding PhoH family protein: MFDKIKPMTVGQERAVNVLKDPDNELVGLFGPTGTGKSLISIAYGLWAVENGRAKRFIIARPIVDVATGEILTPEKLGEMYYKIASAYLEDILGPYADREYINKLLKEEKVIVTDVSYLRGRTFDESVIFLDDAQNVRPESAAEILIRLGRGSRLIVAGDPIFQKPADSEKDGATLLREALLGEEKAEVVDLGVKDIVRPGARRGIKLALELRMRKRQLSETEKYIYETARIFAPDADIITAIEFKADKDSLGIRGENVPDAIVVVKEGQLGRVVGRGGERIKMIEGEAGARLRLLEMSLDFKQWVRAIHPVGWIYKHIVDADFAGPELQVQVRKSEFGAFIGQRGAYVRLVDRVFRRLLGIGVRAVEAEE; the protein is encoded by the coding sequence ATGTTTGACAAAATTAAACCGATGACAGTAGGCCAGGAGAGGGCTGTTAACGTGTTAAAAGACCCCGACAACGAGCTGGTGGGACTCTTCGGGCCCACCGGCACTGGCAAGTCGCTCATTAGTATTGCGTACGGCTTATGGGCCGTGGAGAACGGCAGGGCGAAGAGGTTTATTATAGCGAGGCCAATAGTAGACGTCGCAACGGGTGAGATCCTCACGCCGGAGAAATTAGGCGAAATGTACTACAAAATTGCCTCGGCATATTTAGAGGACATCCTCGGCCCATATGCTGACAGGGAATACATTAACAAATTGTTAAAAGAAGAGAAGGTCATTGTCACAGACGTATCTTACTTAAGAGGGCGTACTTTTGACGAGAGCGTTATATTTCTAGACGACGCGCAAAACGTAAGGCCTGAAAGCGCGGCGGAGATTTTAATTAGGCTCGGTAGGGGGAGTAGATTAATTGTGGCTGGGGATCCCATTTTTCAAAAACCCGCAGACTCGGAAAAAGACGGGGCAACTCTCCTAAGAGAGGCCCTTTTGGGGGAGGAGAAGGCCGAGGTGGTGGACTTAGGCGTTAAAGATATCGTTAGGCCCGGCGCGAGGCGCGGCATAAAGCTGGCCTTAGAGTTGCGCATGAGAAAACGCCAGCTTTCAGAGACTGAGAAGTATATATACGAAACGGCGAGGATCTTCGCCCCAGACGCCGATATAATAACTGCAATTGAGTTCAAGGCAGATAAAGACTCCCTGGGGATAAGGGGGGAGAACGTGCCCGACGCCATTGTAGTTGTAAAAGAGGGGCAATTGGGCAGAGTTGTGGGCCGCGGCGGCGAGCGTATTAAAATGATAGAGGGCGAGGCGGGGGCAAGGCTGAGGCTGTTGGAAATGTCTCTCGACTTTAAACAATGGGTGAGGGCGATACACCCTGTGGGGTGGATTTATAAACATATTGTAGACGCAGACTTCGCAGGCCCCGAGCTACAAGTACAAGTGAGGAAGAGCGAGTTCGGCGCCTTTATAGGCCAGAGGGGGGCCTACGTCCGTCTAGTGGACAGGGTTTTCAGGAGACTGCTCGGAATAGGCGTTAGGGCTGTTGAGGCCGAGGAATAA
- a CDS encoding alcohol dehydrogenase catalytic domain-containing protein produces the protein MKAYVLRNFKELVLSEVDRPKPGPGRAVVKIVAAGVCYRDFLGWQGFQRVKLPLIAGHEFAGVVEEVGEGVSEFKPGDAVAGMMYEYCGECEYCKSGREYLCKNRKIYGEDLPGAFAEYISVDQKSLVKIPPGVSFEAASYAACVLSTVVRGARKIGVSPGRQILVTGAGGGVGVHAVQVVKAYGARVIAVTSPSKAEYVAKFADYVITNKAFSDEVKKLGGADGAIEAVGGPTLEQTLRSLNWGAKVALIGNVDPQPAPIPLGILILKEIDVLPVIQGSKADLQEALRLLASGAVKPVYTVHGFSDIPRLLEETPKASHVGRRVVKMST, from the coding sequence ATGAAGGCGTACGTATTGAGAAATTTCAAAGAACTCGTCTTGTCTGAAGTCGATAGGCCGAAGCCGGGGCCTGGAAGGGCGGTGGTGAAAATCGTCGCGGCTGGCGTTTGTTATAGAGATTTCCTTGGGTGGCAGGGCTTTCAGCGAGTAAAACTCCCCCTAATTGCTGGCCACGAATTCGCCGGCGTGGTGGAGGAAGTTGGCGAAGGAGTGTCGGAGTTTAAACCGGGCGATGCCGTTGCGGGCATGATGTATGAATATTGCGGGGAGTGCGAGTATTGTAAATCGGGTAGGGAGTATTTATGTAAAAACAGGAAAATCTACGGCGAGGATCTCCCCGGGGCCTTTGCCGAATACATCTCAGTAGATCAGAAGTCTCTTGTGAAAATCCCGCCTGGCGTGTCCTTCGAGGCGGCCTCTTACGCCGCGTGCGTCTTGTCCACAGTGGTGAGGGGGGCTAGGAAAATCGGCGTCTCCCCCGGCCGCCAAATTCTCGTCACTGGCGCGGGCGGCGGCGTGGGGGTACACGCAGTACAAGTGGTCAAGGCCTACGGGGCCAGGGTAATAGCCGTGACTTCTCCATCCAAGGCTGAATACGTGGCTAAATTCGCAGATTATGTAATTACCAACAAGGCGTTTTCCGATGAGGTTAAAAAATTGGGCGGCGCCGACGGCGCAATAGAAGCAGTGGGAGGGCCCACATTAGAACAGACGCTTAGGTCGTTGAACTGGGGGGCCAAGGTGGCGTTAATTGGCAATGTAGACCCCCAGCCTGCCCCCATCCCCCTCGGCATTTTAATACTTAAGGAAATTGACGTGCTCCCAGTCATACAGGGGTCTAAGGCTGACTTACAAGAGGCGTTGCGGCTTTTGGCCTCCGGCGCCGTAAAGCCCGTCTACACAGTCCACGGCTTTTCTGATATTCCAAGGCTTTTAGAAGAGACGCCTAAAGCGTCTCACGTTGGGAGGCGGGTGGTTAAGATGAGCACTTAA
- a CDS encoding NAD-dependent epimerase/dehydratase family protein has product MRIVVTGGAGFIGSHLVDRLVEEGHEVVVVDNLSSGRREFVNKAAELYIRDLKESDWGVGIRGDVVFHFAANPEVRLSTTEPVVHFNENVLATFNVLEWARQTGVKSVIFASSSTVYGDAEVIPTPEEAPYKPISVYGAAKAAGEVMCATYARLYGVKCLAIRYANIIGPRLRHGVIYDFIMKLKRNPNVLEVLGDGTQRKSYLYIKDAIDATILAWKKFEEIKEPFLALNVGNLDAIKVLDIAQIVAEVLGLRPEIKLVPTTPDGRGWPGDVKYMTLSITKLMKMTGWRPTMTSGEAVRKTAEDLAKELWQTR; this is encoded by the coding sequence ATGAGAATTGTGGTCACGGGCGGCGCTGGGTTTATAGGCAGCCATTTAGTGGATAGGCTAGTGGAAGAGGGACATGAGGTTGTTGTCGTGGACAATTTATCCAGCGGAAGAAGGGAGTTTGTCAATAAGGCAGCCGAGCTGTATATCAGAGATTTAAAAGAAAGCGACTGGGGCGTTGGGATACGCGGAGACGTCGTTTTTCACTTTGCGGCAAACCCAGAGGTACGCCTGTCCACCACTGAGCCCGTTGTGCATTTTAATGAAAACGTGTTGGCCACATTTAACGTATTGGAGTGGGCCAGGCAAACCGGCGTTAAGTCCGTGATATTTGCCTCTTCCTCGACAGTTTACGGCGACGCCGAGGTGATCCCAACGCCGGAAGAGGCGCCTTACAAGCCCATTTCTGTATATGGAGCGGCGAAGGCCGCGGGAGAGGTTATGTGCGCCACTTATGCGAGGCTTTACGGCGTTAAATGCCTTGCTATTAGATATGCTAATATTATAGGGCCGCGGCTCCGCCACGGCGTGATTTATGACTTTATCATGAAGCTTAAGAGAAATCCAAATGTCCTCGAAGTCTTAGGCGATGGCACTCAGAGGAAAAGCTACCTCTATATAAAAGACGCAATTGACGCCACAATACTGGCGTGGAAAAAATTCGAGGAAATAAAAGAGCCTTTCCTAGCCCTAAACGTGGGCAATTTAGACGCAATTAAAGTGCTCGACATAGCTCAAATAGTCGCCGAAGTCCTCGGCTTAAGGCCTGAGATTAAACTCGTCCCAACTACTCCAGACGGCCGCGGGTGGCCCGGCGACGTTAAATACATGACTCTTTCTATTACAAAACTAATGAAAATGACGGGCTGGAGGCCGACAATGACAAGCGGCGAGGCGGTGAGAAAAACCGCGGAGGATTTGGCTAAAGAGCTATGGCAGACACGTTAA
- a CDS encoding 3-phosphoshikimate 1-carboxyvinyltransferase: MLCLKAGRLEGRFQSPPSKPMSQRYLLAAALAEGETEITRIEWSDDVVATARAVQPISSILIKGDRAVVSRREPDFYRAFNVGESGFTLRTAVSVYAGIPGLTAVYFGGTLRGRPIDELIEVLRKLTEVVKLPGAVIIKGKELGRLEVEIRADISSQYISGLMFLAAVGSGGVIKPLGERKSWSFVEATAEVLRAFRAEVKLGEYIEVGGRMKSPGKLAVPGDFSLSAFLVVAGVATGGEVEIRGPLSKLDEPLVNAFKAMGVDITTGEGWVRAKGGFYRGIDVNLSDNPDLVMPTALAAGMVEEESTIRGVETLRYKESNRIATVIDVLERLGVQVRHEKDAIYIKGPPKRRDVAFSSHGDHRIGLMALAASKIVGGCVDDISPVAKSWPAAVLYFISE; encoded by the coding sequence ATGTTGTGCCTCAAGGCCGGACGGCTTGAGGGGAGGTTCCAATCGCCTCCTTCAAAGCCGATGTCGCAGAGGTATCTCCTAGCCGCGGCGCTAGCCGAGGGCGAGACTGAAATTACGAGAATTGAGTGGAGCGACGATGTGGTGGCCACGGCGAGAGCCGTACAGCCCATTTCCTCTATACTAATCAAGGGGGACAGGGCAGTTGTATCCCGGAGAGAGCCGGATTTTTACAGGGCTTTTAACGTGGGGGAGAGCGGGTTCACGTTAAGAACAGCCGTATCGGTATATGCCGGAATACCAGGGCTAACCGCCGTATATTTCGGCGGCACGCTGAGGGGGAGGCCTATCGACGAATTGATAGAGGTATTGAGAAAACTCACAGAGGTGGTCAAGTTGCCAGGCGCCGTAATAATTAAAGGAAAGGAGCTGGGACGCCTTGAGGTGGAGATTAGGGCCGACATATCGTCGCAGTATATATCCGGGCTCATGTTTCTCGCGGCTGTGGGCAGTGGCGGCGTCATTAAGCCCCTCGGCGAGAGGAAGTCTTGGAGTTTTGTAGAGGCGACGGCAGAGGTATTGAGAGCGTTTAGAGCTGAGGTGAAACTGGGAGAGTATATAGAAGTCGGGGGCAGGATGAAGAGCCCGGGTAAGTTGGCCGTGCCGGGCGATTTCAGCCTCTCGGCGTTTTTAGTAGTAGCCGGTGTGGCGACGGGGGGAGAGGTCGAGATCCGGGGCCCCCTCTCTAAACTCGACGAGCCGCTTGTCAATGCGTTCAAGGCTATGGGCGTTGATATAACTACGGGGGAGGGTTGGGTTAGGGCCAAGGGGGGATTTTACCGGGGTATTGACGTAAATTTAAGCGACAATCCCGATTTAGTCATGCCCACCGCCTTGGCGGCGGGCATGGTTGAGGAGGAGTCGACAATAAGAGGCGTGGAGACATTGCGCTATAAGGAAAGCAATAGGATAGCCACAGTTATTGACGTGTTGGAGAGACTCGGCGTGCAAGTGCGCCATGAAAAAGACGCAATTTATATCAAAGGCCCGCCCAAGAGGAGGGACGTGGCGTTTAGCTCACACGGCGACCACAGAATTGGCCTCATGGCGCTGGCCGCTTCAAAAATAGTGGGCGGTTGTGTTGACGACATCAGCCCAGTGGCTAAATCGTGGCCCGCCGCCGTGCTTTATTTTATAAGCGAGTAA
- a CDS encoding 3-dehydroquinate synthase, producing MRRFFYTHSRGVTEVVVGRGIPYDKYVERPVVLIEEGLENPLPNAPALALKGGEGVKSLEALSKVYVFLQEAEADRGSTLVAVGGGALLDLATFAAGTYMRGIGLVQVPTTLLAMVDAALGGKGAVDWGLVKNLVGVFYQPKAILCDLEWLRSLPPRVYRSAFAEVVKYGLALDEEFYSWLRQSTTALLNRGEDALEEAVYRSLKLKASVVEADEFEERGIRQVLNVGHTVGHALERVLGLLHGEAVSLGIAAELRLSAELGYLREKYVEETKSLLKAFELPTEAGLSSEQLAAAKGLIKYDKKRRRDYVYLPLVIRPGKWILERLRVEEVARAVEYVVPQGRTA from the coding sequence ATGAGGCGCTTCTTTTATACTCACAGCAGAGGAGTGACAGAAGTTGTAGTCGGCAGAGGGATTCCCTATGATAAATACGTCGAGAGGCCTGTGGTGTTAATTGAGGAGGGGCTTGAAAACCCCTTGCCAAACGCCCCCGCTCTGGCGCTTAAGGGCGGGGAGGGAGTTAAGTCCCTAGAGGCGCTCAGCAAAGTATATGTATTTCTGCAAGAGGCGGAGGCTGACAGGGGGAGTACTTTAGTGGCCGTGGGGGGCGGGGCGTTGCTCGACTTAGCCACCTTTGCCGCCGGGACGTATATGAGGGGCATCGGCCTTGTACAAGTGCCGACTACTCTCCTGGCCATGGTAGACGCGGCGCTTGGGGGGAAGGGGGCTGTTGACTGGGGGCTTGTGAAAAACCTCGTCGGCGTGTTCTACCAGCCTAAGGCGATATTATGCGACTTAGAGTGGCTCCGCTCCCTCCCCCCGCGGGTTTACCGCTCTGCTTTTGCTGAAGTGGTGAAATACGGGCTTGCCCTTGACGAGGAGTTTTACAGCTGGCTACGCCAGAGCACAACGGCTTTGTTAAACAGAGGGGAAGACGCGCTGGAGGAGGCGGTCTACCGCTCGCTTAAACTCAAAGCCTCCGTCGTGGAGGCCGACGAATTTGAGGAGAGGGGAATTAGACAGGTGTTAAACGTGGGGCACACAGTTGGCCACGCATTAGAGCGCGTGTTAGGTCTTTTACACGGCGAAGCTGTGTCTTTAGGAATTGCGGCAGAGCTACGCCTTTCGGCCGAGCTGGGATATTTAAGGGAGAAATATGTCGAGGAGACTAAGTCGTTATTAAAGGCGTTTGAACTGCCCACTGAGGCTGGGCTGTCCAGCGAGCAACTGGCCGCCGCAAAGGGCCTTATTAAATACGACAAGAAAAGACGCAGGGATTACGTATACCTCCCCCTAGTGATAAGGCCGGGCAAGTGGATCCTTGAAAGGCTAAGAGTAGAGGAGGTCGCCCGCGCAGTTGAGTATGTTGTGCCTCAAGGCCGGACGGCTTGA
- a CDS encoding transketolase family protein — MLDIESLTPREALGKALADLGDLRSDVVVLVADTGETTRAKLFAERHPERFFNVGIAEQSLVGIAAGLALAGFMPYALTFAAFMTRGWEQARNSVDRLALPVRLVGTHAGFADAYDGPSHQALEDIALFRVLPNFTVMAPADSCEVYKAVTASATLKGPAYIRVGRDFHIPVTCGLYDKFEIGKAYVVLDGSDVAIFTTGVVLPFAIEAAQFLKDRGISAAVVHFPTIKPLDYAAVEKYASVTGAVLTVEEHMVYGGFGSAIAEYLSQTRPTKMAIMGLKSYGRTAKSPQELYQYFGLTPENIAARAEELVKLK; from the coding sequence ATGCTAGATATTGAGTCTTTGACGCCTAGAGAGGCGCTGGGAAAGGCGCTGGCGGATTTAGGCGATTTGAGAAGCGACGTGGTCGTCCTCGTGGCAGACACCGGGGAGACCACAAGGGCGAAGTTATTCGCTGAGAGGCACCCAGAGAGGTTTTTCAACGTGGGGATAGCCGAGCAGTCTCTAGTGGGGATAGCGGCTGGGCTCGCCCTCGCTGGCTTTATGCCATACGCCTTGACTTTCGCCGCTTTTATGACCAGGGGGTGGGAACAGGCTAGAAACTCAGTAGACAGACTGGCGTTGCCCGTGAGACTGGTGGGGACTCACGCGGGCTTTGCCGACGCATACGACGGCCCTTCCCACCAAGCCCTTGAGGACATAGCGCTTTTCCGCGTGTTGCCCAATTTCACAGTAATGGCGCCTGCGGACTCCTGCGAGGTTTATAAGGCAGTTACGGCCTCTGCCACTTTAAAAGGGCCGGCGTATATTAGAGTGGGCAGGGATTTCCACATACCTGTCACTTGCGGCCTATACGACAAATTTGAAATCGGCAAGGCCTATGTTGTGTTAGATGGAAGCGATGTTGCTATTTTCACCACTGGGGTGGTGCTCCCCTTCGCCATTGAGGCCGCCCAGTTTTTAAAAGACAGGGGGATATCGGCAGCCGTAGTGCACTTCCCCACTATAAAGCCGCTTGATTACGCGGCGGTGGAGAAATACGCCTCTGTGACGGGGGCTGTGTTGACAGTTGAGGAGCATATGGTATACGGAGGCTTCGGCTCGGCAATTGCGGAGTACCTCTCTCAGACTAGGCCGACGAAAATGGCCATTATGGGGTTGAAGTCCTACGGGAGGACTGCGAAAAGCCCGCAGGAGCTTTACCAGTACTTCGGCCTGACGCCGGAAAACATCGCGGCGAGAGCCGAGGAGCTCGTCAAATTAAAATGA
- a CDS encoding transketolase, producing the protein MGRGVSELEALTCKARRYVVLMAGYDPGIHLGSSLSVIEIVAALYGTGRVKFNVANGAHNRNYFVLSKGHAIHAVYALAAAMGYLSLDELRETGSLGSRLQNHPEVDTPFVDVPNSGSLGQGISLAVGLALGMKIKGEKGRVYLVVGDGELDEGQSWESFAVAAHYNLTNLVTIVDFNGVQLDGHSEEVLRKGDLAGRFKSLGFEVIEADGHNIGEIIAALEKAERGERPAVIIAKTIRGRGIAQIEDTAKQRLPRDEALKYARDIC; encoded by the coding sequence GTGGGAAGAGGGGTTTCAGAGCTTGAGGCTTTGACGTGTAAGGCCAGGCGGTATGTAGTGTTAATGGCAGGCTACGACCCCGGGATACACCTCGGCTCTTCGCTTTCAGTTATTGAAATCGTCGCGGCGCTGTACGGGACCGGGCGGGTGAAGTTCAACGTGGCCAACGGGGCGCATAATAGGAATTATTTCGTGCTCTCAAAGGGACATGCCATACACGCAGTTTACGCCTTGGCCGCTGCCATGGGCTATCTCAGCCTAGACGAGTTGAGGGAAACGGGGAGTTTGGGGAGCCGCCTTCAGAACCACCCGGAGGTAGACACGCCTTTTGTCGACGTTCCCAACTCGGGATCTCTGGGACAGGGCATTAGCCTGGCGGTGGGGCTGGCGCTGGGCATGAAAATCAAGGGGGAGAAGGGGAGGGTATATCTCGTTGTGGGCGACGGAGAGCTGGACGAGGGCCAGAGCTGGGAATCCTTCGCCGTCGCTGCCCATTACAACTTGACTAACCTCGTCACAATTGTGGATTTCAACGGAGTTCAACTGGACGGGCACAGCGAGGAGGTGTTGAGAAAGGGCGACTTGGCTGGGAGGTTTAAATCACTCGGCTTTGAAGTAATAGAGGCGGACGGGCACAACATAGGCGAGATAATAGCCGCTTTGGAAAAGGCCGAGAGGGGGGAGAGGCCAGCGGTAATAATTGCAAAAACAATTAGGGGAAGGGGAATTGCCCAAATTGAAGACACGGCGAAGCAGAGGCTCCCCCGCGACGAGGCTTTAAAATACGCGAGGGATATATGCTAG
- a CDS encoding tyrosine--tRNA ligase: MERLLMNVEEVVTREEFLRLKGGSAYLGFEPLWPIHIGWLIWAYKLAELKEAGFDVIVLVATWHAWINDKGSIEELRAHGERVRAVLDRIGKFKYVYGDDVAKDPKYWELVVKIAKETSLARVKRATPVMGRRAEEVELDFSKLMYPLMQVADIFYLGVDVAVGGMDQRRAHMLARDVAEKLGLKKPIALHTPIITSLSGTGRMEGTHREIDEVYAMYKMSKSKPQSAILITDSEEDVRKKIWAAYCPPRETKFNPVFEIAAYLLIPYHGPLEIKGRRYEEGNALERDYREGVVTPQELKEAVASALVGLLSKLKL; the protein is encoded by the coding sequence ATGGAGCGCTTACTAATGAACGTTGAGGAGGTGGTGACCAGGGAGGAGTTCTTGCGTCTAAAAGGCGGCTCGGCGTATTTGGGGTTTGAGCCTCTGTGGCCTATACACATCGGCTGGCTGATATGGGCGTATAAACTCGCCGAGTTGAAAGAGGCCGGGTTTGACGTAATAGTGTTGGTGGCCACGTGGCACGCGTGGATAAATGACAAGGGCTCTATAGAGGAGTTGAGGGCGCACGGCGAGAGAGTAAGGGCCGTTCTCGACAGAATAGGGAAGTTTAAGTACGTCTACGGCGACGACGTGGCAAAAGACCCCAAGTATTGGGAGCTTGTTGTGAAAATCGCCAAGGAGACCTCCCTCGCCAGGGTGAAAAGGGCCACGCCGGTTATGGGGAGGCGGGCTGAGGAAGTGGAGCTTGACTTCTCTAAGCTCATGTACCCCTTAATGCAAGTAGCCGACATATTCTACCTGGGGGTGGACGTGGCGGTCGGGGGGATGGATCAGCGGAGAGCCCACATGTTGGCCAGAGACGTGGCGGAGAAACTGGGGCTGAAAAAGCCCATAGCCCTCCACACTCCTATTATCACATCGCTATCAGGCACGGGAAGGATGGAGGGCACTCACAGAGAGATCGACGAGGTATACGCCATGTATAAAATGAGTAAGTCCAAGCCGCAGAGCGCCATATTAATAACAGACTCGGAGGAGGATGTGAGGAAAAAGATCTGGGCGGCGTACTGCCCGCCTAGGGAGACTAAATTCAACCCCGTGTTTGAAATCGCGGCATACCTCCTAATCCCCTACCACGGACCCCTGGAGATCAAAGGGAGGCGATATGAAGAGGGCAATGCCCTTGAGAGAGATTACAGAGAGGGCGTCGTTACGCCGCAAGAACTAAAAGAGGCCGTGGCGTCTGCTTTAGTCGGGCTGTTGTCTAAACTAAAGCTTTAA
- the aroF gene encoding 3-deoxy-7-phosphoheptulonate synthase translates to MLYVVDSRELGKALKEEIESKGVPAWYVELWGHYIVVTPPNSKVNGLKTPVRAAVELKTDYQLVSRQWKRDPTPVKIGDREIGEGRLFIIAGPCSVETEEQILTTAKAVKEAGADALRGGAFKPRTSPYTFQGLGERGLILLAKAREATGLPITTELMDPEDLPLVVKYADAIQVGARNMQNFTLLKKLGRAGKPVLLKRGFGNTIDEWLLAAEYIALHGNGDVVLVERGIRTFDRTLRFTLDVGAIAYAKQHTHLPVIGDPSHPAGDRRFVIPLALAILAAGADGLIVEVHPDPDNAWSDAKQQLTFEQFKELVEKARAVARALGRV, encoded by the coding sequence ATGCTTTATGTAGTCGACAGCAGAGAGCTGGGCAAGGCCTTGAAAGAAGAAATAGAGTCTAAAGGAGTCCCGGCCTGGTATGTAGAACTCTGGGGGCACTATATAGTTGTTACGCCGCCTAATTCAAAAGTCAACGGGCTGAAGACGCCCGTGCGGGCGGCTGTGGAGTTGAAAACAGATTACCAATTAGTTTCAAGGCAGTGGAAGCGTGATCCAACGCCGGTTAAAATTGGGGACAGGGAGATTGGGGAGGGGAGGTTGTTCATAATCGCAGGGCCTTGCTCTGTGGAGACAGAAGAACAGATCTTAACCACAGCCAAGGCGGTGAAAGAGGCAGGGGCAGACGCTTTAAGGGGAGGGGCCTTTAAGCCGAGGACTAGCCCCTATACTTTTCAAGGCCTGGGAGAGAGGGGGCTTATTCTGCTGGCCAAAGCCCGCGAGGCCACCGGGTTGCCTATTACGACAGAGCTAATGGACCCCGAGGATTTGCCCTTGGTGGTTAAATATGCAGACGCCATTCAAGTGGGGGCGAGGAATATGCAGAACTTCACTCTGCTGAAAAAACTGGGACGCGCCGGCAAGCCGGTTTTGTTAAAGAGGGGCTTTGGCAATACAATAGACGAGTGGCTACTCGCCGCTGAGTACATCGCCCTTCACGGCAACGGCGACGTTGTGCTGGTAGAACGCGGCATTAGGACATTTGACAGAACGCTGAGGTTTACTCTAGACGTCGGCGCCATTGCCTACGCGAAACAGCACACGCACCTTCCAGTTATTGGAGACCCAAGCCACCCGGCGGGCGACCGGAGATTTGTCATCCCGCTGGCTCTCGCAATATTAGCCGCTGGGGCAGACGGGCTGATTGTCGAAGTACACCCAGACCCCGACAACGCGTGGAGCGATGCAAAACAACAATTGACTTTCGAGCAATTTAAAGAGCTTGTAGAAAAGGCCAGGGCTGTGGCAAGGGCGCTGGGACGGGTTTAA